Proteins from one Mustela erminea isolate mMusErm1 chromosome 20, mMusErm1.Pri, whole genome shotgun sequence genomic window:
- the TRIM72 gene encoding tripartite motif-containing protein 72, whose amino-acid sequence MSAAPGLLHQELSCPLCLQLFDAPVTAECGHSFCRACLSRVAGEPAADGSVPCPCCQALTRPHALRTNLQLARLVEGLAQVPQGHCEEHLDPLSVYCEQDRALVCGVCASLGSHRGHRLLPAAEAHARLKTQLPQQKLQLQEACMRKEKSTAVLEHQLLEVEETVRQFRGAVGDQLGKMRVFLAALEGSLDREAERVRSEAGVALRRELGSLNSYLEQLRQMEKVLEEVADKPQTEFLMKYCLVTSRLQKILAESPPPARLDIQLPVISDDFKFQVWRKMFRALMPVTKDLTFDPSTAHPSLVLSPSGRRVECSDQKAPPAGEDPCQFDKAVAVVARQLLSDGEHYWEVEVGDKPRWALGVIAAQANRRGRLHAVPSQGLWLIGLRDGKILEAHVEAKEPRALRPAERRPSRVGVYLSFADGVLSFYDASDADALELLFAFHERLPGPVYPFFDVCWHDKGKNAQPLLLVGADGEEA is encoded by the exons ATGTCGGCGGCGCCCGGCCTCCTGCACCAGGAGCTGTCCTGCCCGCTGTGCCTGCAGCTGTTCGACGCGCCGGTGACGGCCGAGTGCGGCCACAGCTTCTGCCGCGCCTGCCTGAGCCGCGTGGCGGGCGAGCCGGCGGCGGACGGCTCGGTGCCCTGCCCGTGCTGCCAGGCGCTCACGCGGCCGCACGCGCTCCGCACCAACCTGCAGCTGGCGCGCCTGGTGGAGGGGCTGGCGCAGGTGCCGCAGGGCCACTGCGAGGAGCACCTCGACCCGCTGAGCGTCTACTGCGAGCAGGACCGAGCGCTCGTGTGCGGCGTGTGCGCCTCGCTCGGTTCGCACCGCGGCCACCGCCTGCTGCCCGCCGCCGAAGCCCACGCGCGCCTCAAG ACGCAGCTGCCCCAGCAGAAGCTGCAGCTGCAGGAGGCGTGTATGCGCAAGGAGAAGAGCACGGCCGTGCTGGAGCACCAGCTGCTGGAGGTGGAG GAGACGGTGCGTCAGTTCCGGGGGGCGGTCGGGGATCAGCTGGGCAAGATGCGGGTGTTCCTGGCGGCGCTGGAGGGCTCCTTGGATCGGGAGGCAGAGCGTGTGCGGAGTGAGGCGGGGGTCGCCTTGAGACGAGAGCTGGGCAGCCTGAACTCTTACCTGGAGCAGCTGCGGCAGATGGAGAAAGTCCTGGAGGAGGTGGCTGACAAGCCACAGACGGAGTTCctcatg AAATACTGTCTGGTGACCAGCAG GCTTCAGAAGATCCTGGCAGAATCACCACCGCCTGCCCGGCTGGATATCCAGTTGCCTGTCATCTCAGATGACTTCAAATTCCAGGTGTGGAGGAAGATGTTCCGGGCGCTGATGCCAG TGACCAAGGACCTGACCTTTGACCCGAGCACCGCCCACCCGAGTCTGGTGCTGTCTCCCTCCGGCCGCCGCGTGGAGTGTTCGGATCAGAAGGCGCCGCCGGCCGGGGAGGACCCGTGCCAGTTCGACAAGGCCGTGGCGGTGGTGGCGCGCCAGCTGCTGTCCGACGGCGAGCACTactgggaggtggaggtgggcGACAAGCCGCGCTGGGCCCTCGGCGTGATCGCGGCCCAGGCCAACCGGCGCGGCCGGCTGCACGCGGTGCCCTCGCAAGGCCTCTGGCTGATCGGGCTGCGGGACGGCAAGATCCTGGAGGCGCACGTCGAGGCCAAAGAGCCGCGCGCCCTGCGCCCTGCGGAGAGGCGGCCGTCGCGAGTCGGCGTCTACCTGAGCTTTGCGGACGGAGTCCTCTCCTTTTACGACGCCAGCGACGCCGACGCCCTCGAGCTGCTCTTTGCCTTCCACGAGCGCCTGCCCGGGCCCGTGTACCCCTTCTTCGACGTGTGCTGGCACGACAAGGGCAAAAACGCTCAGCCGCTGCTGCTCGTGGGGGCTGATGGCGAGGAGGCCTGA